From one Saprospiraceae bacterium genomic stretch:
- a CDS encoding response regulator transcription factor — protein sequence MTSNRYKCLIVDDDPLIGDLIKHFCTKSSLVEYCILSSNARDGLMLLTSGDIDLVFLDYNLPDMNGQTFLELKKSHIPVIMITSNPDFAASSYDYEEVIDYLTKPLSYDRFLKAMQRVVSGSLSSSLQASAQDTFYARDGNKNVRIKLSEVLYIKSEDNYVAFILPDTQTMALYSLKDLESKLPNNFKRVHRSFIVNLDKIDYIILDEISIRNKKIPIGQKYRDDLESTINTL from the coding sequence ATGACATCGAACAGATATAAATGCCTGATAGTAGATGACGATCCACTGATTGGTGATCTAATCAAACATTTTTGTACAAAATCCAGTCTGGTGGAATATTGTATCCTTTCATCGAATGCAAGGGATGGTCTTATGCTCCTTACAAGTGGTGACATCGACTTGGTGTTCTTGGACTATAATCTACCGGATATGAATGGTCAGACTTTTCTCGAGCTTAAGAAAAGCCATATACCCGTCATCATGATCACTTCCAACCCTGATTTTGCAGCTTCGAGTTATGACTATGAAGAGGTCATTGATTATCTGACAAAACCACTTTCTTACGATCGGTTTTTGAAAGCCATGCAGCGGGTTGTGTCAGGAAGCCTGAGTAGCTCTTTGCAGGCGTCAGCTCAGGATACCTTTTATGCACGAGACGGTAATAAAAATGTCAGAATTAAACTTTCAGAAGTACTCTACATTAAATCGGAAGATAATTATGTGGCTTTTATCTTACCTGACACCCAGACCATGGCATTGTATTCCCTTAAAGACCTGGAATCTAAATTACCCAACAATTTCAAAAGGGTGCATAGATCATTTATTGTAAATCTCGACAAAATAGATTATATAATCCTGGACGAAATTTCTATTAGGAATAAAAAAATTCCA